AGAAATACGAATATCACAAAATTTATTATAAGAAGCAGTTAAAATAAATTCTTGATTTCGCCCCATGAAAAAATAAGATTAATGTCCCGAAATCTTCAATTTTCTTTCTGAAAGATAAATCGAACCAGTTTCCGAATCAGGAAGTTTTTCTTCGGTATCCGGAGTTTTTGAGCGTAAAAAACCGGTTCTTTCTTCATTTTTATTTCCGTCAAGCCGTATCTCATATTTCCATCCACTGCCGACTACAATTTCTTTGCTTTGAAAGTAGCGCGATGATGCTTCAATGGTATCACCCTCGGATACCGTCAAATCAAAATAACCGTCCTTTCCTGTTACTAAACCCTGATTCGAGCCCTTAACCCACACCACGATTCCGGATAACAGATCACGATTTTCTGCCGAAGTGACAATTCCACCAACTTCCTTTTTCTGAGCAGAAACCTGAAAAGAAAGAATAATAAAGAGCGACACAATTAGATATTTTCTTGTCATAATGAAGATTAATTATAATGAAAAAATCATAGTTAGATTAGGCACCAAGCACCTGATTTTCAGTTATTTTTCTTAAATCTATCGTCCGTTAAGGCTTCCAAAAACGCTACAATATCATTCATTTCTCCGTCGGACAAATTCAAAGAACTTCCCAGAGACAAGTCACGATTGATACTGTTTTTTACAAACTTGTCAGGCGTATTGTAGTATTCAACAACTTCACGAAGCGTTTTAAACATAGCATTATGCATGTATGGAGCGGTGACGGCGACATTACGCAGACCCGGGATTTTAAAAACGCCAAGGTGCGAGCTGTCAGACGTTATTTTATATCTTCCTGAATCTGTAAAATCCTTTCCATTGAACAAACCGATACTTTTAAAACGGTCTGCCGTAAAATCTTCTCCTGAGTGGCAAGTGGCACAATTCCCCTTACCGATAAACAGTATACGTCCCCGGATTGCAGCTTCTGTCATGGCTTTTTCATCACCGTCCAGAAAACGGTCGTAGGGTGTATCCGTAGTTTCCAATGTTCTTTCAAAAGCAGCAATCGCACTCAAAACGTTTTTGTTATTTACTTCGGTTTTGAATGTCTTTTGAAATGCTGTACTGTAAAATTCATTTTTGCTAAGTCGCTCCACAGCTTCCTGAATCGGCAGATCCATTTCATCATGTGCCGACAATGGACCTAAAATCTGTTCTTCCAGAGAAGCCGCCCGGCCATCCCAAAAAAAATCAGTTCTTCCGGACAAGTTTGTCAGCGACGGACTGTTGCGAGGAAGTTTTGTGCCTTTATCGCCA
The nucleotide sequence above comes from Dyadobacter subterraneus. Encoded proteins:
- a CDS encoding carboxypeptidase-like regulatory domain-containing protein → MTRKYLIVSLFIILSFQVSAQKKEVGGIVTSAENRDLLSGIVVWVKGSNQGLVTGKDGYFDLTVSEGDTIEASSRYFQSKEIVVGSGWKYEIRLDGNKNEERTGFLRSKTPDTEEKLPDSETGSIYLSERKLKISGH
- a CDS encoding cytochrome-c peroxidase; protein product: MFRIQKYFMVLLSLVAFIFIVAFQPKTEGNEVLTKEQLGEKLFFDPILSKGMAISCASCHIPAFAFADTAAFSIGDKGTKLPRNSPSLTNLSGRTDFFWDGRAASLEEQILGPLSAHDEMDLPIQEAVERLSKNEFYSTAFQKTFKTEVNNKNVLSAIAAFERTLETTDTPYDRFLDGDEKAMTEAAIRGRILFIGKGNCATCHSGEDFTADRFKSIGLFNGKDFTDSGRYKITSDSSHLGVFKIPGLRNVAVTAPYMHNAMFKTLREVVEYYNTPDKFVKNSINRDLSLGSSLNLSDGEMNDIVAFLEALTDDRFKKNN